A portion of the Petrotoga mexicana DSM 14811 genome contains these proteins:
- a CDS encoding sigma-70 family RNA polymerase sigma factor, with protein MEKLKKKIDFSELIEEIEKIEIVDQDKIRVKRDKECYIEELEKGLENLIEIAKKKNNTITYQDIDECIPHNLSDVIDGNFLEKIHEKLESEGIEIMESFPEDQAQEEEEFFNEGLEELFQERESQIFDNSAVNEPIKIYLREIGGIKLLTPSRERQLAIRAKKGDKKAKDELVKANLRLVISIAKRYTGRGLTFLDLIQEGNIGLIRAVEKFDWKRGFKFSTYATWWVRQAITRAIADQARTIRIPVHLVETINRMNIVIRKHLQETGEYPTTEKLAELLDKPLEKMDEILLATKEIISVDAPISGSDDEEAYIGDFLEDSEADQPEEIAVRMILKEEIEKVLESLRPKEATVLKMRYGLLDGKMKTLEEVGNFFNVTRERIRQIEVKALRKLRHPSRSLQLKEISDMIEKKDI; from the coding sequence ATGGAAAAGCTTAAGAAAAAGATAGATTTTTCAGAATTAATAGAAGAAATTGAAAAAATAGAGATTGTTGATCAAGATAAAATTAGGGTTAAAAGAGACAAAGAATGTTATATAGAAGAACTTGAAAAAGGTTTGGAAAACCTTATTGAAATAGCCAAAAAGAAAAATAATACCATAACTTATCAAGATATAGATGAATGCATACCTCATAATTTATCAGATGTAATTGATGGTAACTTTTTAGAAAAGATTCATGAAAAGCTAGAATCCGAAGGAATAGAAATTATGGAATCTTTTCCAGAGGACCAAGCCCAGGAGGAAGAAGAATTTTTTAACGAGGGTTTGGAAGAGCTTTTTCAAGAAAGGGAATCTCAGATATTTGACAACTCTGCCGTAAATGAACCCATAAAGATTTATTTGAGGGAAATAGGGGGGATCAAACTCTTAACCCCTTCCAGGGAAAGACAACTTGCGATAAGGGCTAAAAAAGGTGACAAAAAAGCCAAAGACGAATTAGTGAAGGCAAATTTAAGATTAGTAATAAGTATAGCCAAAAGATATACTGGAAGAGGATTAACCTTTTTGGATTTGATTCAAGAAGGGAACATTGGCTTAATTAGAGCTGTAGAAAAATTTGATTGGAAAAGAGGTTTTAAGTTCTCAACCTACGCTACTTGGTGGGTTAGGCAAGCAATAACAAGAGCTATAGCCGATCAAGCGAGAACAATTAGAATACCTGTTCATTTGGTTGAAACTATAAATAGGATGAATATAGTTATTAGAAAACATCTCCAAGAAACAGGTGAATATCCCACTACCGAAAAATTAGCAGAATTACTGGATAAACCGTTGGAAAAGATGGATGAGATTTTATTGGCAACTAAAGAAATCATTTCCGTTGATGCGCCTATAAGTGGTTCAGATGATGAAGAAGCTTATATAGGGGATTTTTTAGAGGACTCTGAAGCTGATCAACCAGAGGAAATTGCGGTAAGAATGATACTTAAAGAAGAAATTGAAAAAGTTTTAGAATCCTTAAGGCCCAAAGAAGCAACGGTGTTAAAAATGAGGTATGGTTTGCTTGATGGCAAGATGAAAACACTCGAAGAGGTTGGAAACTTCTTCAATGTCACAAGAGAGAGGATAAGACAGATTGAAGTAAAAGCTTTAAGAAAGTTAAGGCATCCCTCCAGAAGCTTGCAATTAAAAGAAATAAGCGATATGATAGAAAAGAAAGATATATAA
- the dnaG gene encoding DNA primase, giving the protein MSRNYDNLKKTIDEIKNKVDIVDFVNSYLSLSKRGKNYVALCPFHAEDTPSFYIFPETQTFHCFGCGAHGDVITFLEKYEQISFLDALKKIATYAGIELDITQKEEPVEVTFNEEVSKLYNYNLLNLSSKHRVWQYLKKREITRELAEEFELGFATGSEIQKVIEENLFDKDIAKNAGLLINGDKEFFYNRLIIPIRNNVGELVGFAGRQIEEETNSPKYLNTPENKFFKKSKILYRYYKNKKFIKENDFVILVEGYFDVISMYKLGFKNVVGILGSAFTKDHALELLKATNKVVTMYDMDESGQKATLSTIDALFAKDFQIAVSKYPAKDPDELTKKHDNKYIAEILKSSYKFHEFIVDYYAEKYDLGNEFALEKYLKEMSRWYKKFENVGRISYLQSFIENISKKTGKGTEYIQKVLERTSALIPESSASNESNSQTKDTLYVEKDIRYDIAKSYLYLWIKYPHYREILKNYFSEEDFSSQLLKEFFTLTSQSSDIGFLLENSSKELSELIVEVWKIEYFFNPERILSSLKESIRRTKINQQIEELKKKLHETKDLSEKTNITSQIIQLYSKLKIVN; this is encoded by the coding sequence ATGAGCAGAAATTACGATAACCTGAAAAAAACGATTGACGAAATTAAAAATAAAGTTGATATAGTTGATTTCGTCAATTCTTATTTGTCTCTTTCTAAAAGGGGAAAAAATTACGTAGCACTATGTCCTTTTCACGCGGAAGATACACCATCTTTTTATATATTTCCTGAAACTCAAACCTTCCATTGCTTTGGATGTGGAGCTCATGGTGATGTGATCACTTTTTTGGAAAAGTATGAACAAATTAGTTTTTTGGATGCCTTAAAAAAAATAGCTACATATGCAGGAATTGAACTAGATATTACTCAAAAAGAAGAACCTGTTGAGGTAACTTTCAATGAGGAAGTTTCCAAGCTTTATAACTATAATCTTCTCAACCTTTCTTCGAAGCATAGAGTGTGGCAGTATCTGAAAAAGAGAGAGATAACCAGAGAGTTAGCTGAAGAATTTGAATTAGGGTTTGCCACGGGCTCAGAAATCCAAAAAGTGATCGAAGAAAATCTTTTTGACAAAGACATTGCAAAGAATGCTGGTTTGTTGATCAATGGTGACAAAGAGTTTTTTTATAATCGTTTAATTATCCCAATCAGGAACAATGTTGGAGAACTAGTGGGCTTCGCTGGTAGACAAATAGAGGAAGAAACGAATTCTCCTAAGTATCTGAATACTCCTGAGAATAAATTTTTTAAAAAGTCTAAAATACTTTACAGGTATTATAAAAACAAAAAATTCATAAAAGAAAATGATTTTGTAATATTGGTCGAAGGGTACTTTGATGTAATTTCTATGTACAAATTAGGTTTCAAAAATGTTGTAGGAATTTTAGGTTCTGCCTTTACAAAAGATCATGCCCTTGAATTACTGAAAGCAACTAACAAAGTAGTTACAATGTACGATATGGATGAATCTGGTCAAAAAGCCACTTTATCCACTATAGATGCTTTATTTGCTAAAGATTTCCAAATAGCAGTTTCGAAGTATCCTGCTAAAGATCCCGACGAACTAACCAAGAAGCACGATAACAAATACATCGCCGAAATATTAAAAAGCTCCTACAAATTTCATGAATTCATTGTTGATTATTATGCAGAAAAATACGATTTAGGCAATGAATTCGCTTTAGAGAAATATTTGAAAGAAATGTCAAGATGGTACAAAAAATTTGAAAATGTTGGAAGAATAAGTTATTTACAAAGTTTTATAGAAAATATTTCAAAAAAAACGGGAAAAGGCACCGAATACATTCAAAAAGTATTAGAAAGAACGTCTGCGCTCATACCTGAAAGTTCTGCTTCAAATGAGTCTAATTCTCAAACGAAAGATACTCTTTACGTAGAAAAGGATATAAGGTACGATATTGCAAAATCTTATTTATACCTATGGATTAAATATCCTCACTATAGAGAGATACTCAAAAATTATTTCAGCGAAGAAGATTTCTCTAGTCAATTGCTCAAAGAATTTTTTACTTTAACCTCACAAAGTTCAGATATCGGGTTTCTACTTGAAAATTCTTCAAAAGAACTAAGTGAATTGATAGTAGAGGTTTGGAAGATTGAATATTTCTTTAATCCGGAGAGGATTCTTTCTTCTTTAAAAGAGAGTATTAGAAGAACAAAAATAAATCAACAAATAGAAGAGTTGAAGAAAAAACTTCATGAAACAAAAGATCTTTCGGAAAAGACGAATATTACGTCTCAAATCATACAACTTTATTCTAAACTAAAAATAGTAAATTGA
- the rpsI gene encoding 30S ribosomal protein S9, with protein sequence MAELVEYYGTGRRKTAVARVHLRPGNGKIKINGKEYKSLVEYLRGNEVWEMEALKPLTITSTNGQFDLVIRVNGGGLSGQAGAIRLGIARALLSYDESLRPILKKEGLLTRDPREVERKKYGLRKARKRAQFSKR encoded by the coding sequence ATGGCAGAACTTGTCGAATATTATGGAACCGGTAGAAGAAAAACAGCTGTTGCGAGGGTACATTTGAGACCAGGTAATGGTAAGATTAAAATAAACGGAAAAGAATACAAAAGTTTAGTAGAATATTTAAGAGGCAACGAGGTATGGGAAATGGAAGCTTTAAAACCACTCACCATTACATCTACGAATGGACAGTTTGATTTAGTTATAAGGGTTAATGGTGGAGGATTGAGTGGCCAAGCTGGTGCCATTAGGCTTGGAATTGCCAGGGCTTTGCTTTCTTATGATGAATCTTTGAGACCCATTTTGAAAAAAGAAGGTCTATTAACCAGAGATCCAAGAGAAGTAGAAAGAAAGAAATATGGTTTGAGAAAAGCTAGGAAAAGAGCTCAGTTTTCAAAAAGATGA
- the rplM gene encoding 50S ribosomal protein L13 — MNSKLVQPSYIAKKEDIKREWFLIDAKDYTLGRLASRIAKILQGKHKPTYTPHIDCGDFVVVVNAEKIKLSKDKKENKVYRRYSGYPGGLKEISFEQMYNKHPERIIKLAVKGMMPKTILAKHMMKKLKVYVGPDHPHQAQKPKEIKIENI, encoded by the coding sequence ATGAATTCTAAATTAGTGCAGCCTTCGTATATCGCTAAAAAAGAGGATATAAAAAGGGAATGGTTCTTAATTGATGCAAAAGACTACACACTAGGAAGACTAGCATCAAGGATTGCAAAAATACTACAAGGGAAACACAAGCCAACTTATACACCACATATAGATTGTGGAGATTTTGTTGTTGTAGTGAATGCAGAAAAAATAAAACTTTCGAAAGACAAAAAAGAAAACAAAGTATACAGAAGATACAGTGGTTATCCTGGAGGGCTCAAGGAAATTTCTTTTGAACAAATGTACAATAAACATCCTGAAAGGATAATTAAGTTGGCTGTGAAGGGAATGATGCCAAAGACCATTTTAGCCAAACATATGATGAAAAAATTAAAGGTATATGTTGGTCCTGATCATCCACACCAGGCTCAGAAACCAAAAGAGATAAAAATAGAAAATATTTAA
- a CDS encoding ECF transporter S component: MHGRRVAIVGIFGALSFLLTFIEFPIIPLLPFLKFDPSDSLIILVTMGYGFLPGFFTLIIKSFLFIFRAGDGGLIGILMNFIAGTAFITTLYLLKNFVKLNNWINYVISSLLTGVVAYGLNYFIAIPVYTNQPTSQFVTNIGISLQVFFLLVLLFNFIKFFVDSSISHFLLKKTKITSFAQAKREE, encoded by the coding sequence TTTTCTTTTAACTTTTATAGAATTTCCAATAATACCTTTGTTACCTTTTTTAAAATTTGATCCCAGCGACAGTTTGATCATTTTGGTGACAATGGGATACGGTTTTTTGCCTGGATTCTTTACTCTTATAATAAAAAGTTTTTTATTTATTTTCAGAGCTGGTGATGGTGGTTTAATAGGTATATTGATGAATTTTATAGCTGGGACTGCTTTTATAACCACGTTGTATTTGTTAAAAAATTTCGTTAAGTTGAACAACTGGATCAATTACGTAATTTCTTCTTTACTGACGGGGGTTGTAGCGTACGGGTTGAATTATTTTATAGCGATACCAGTTTATACTAATCAACCAACATCACAATTCGTTACTAACATAGGGATAAGTTTGCAAGTGTTTTTTTTACTAGTTCTATTGTTTAATTTCATCAAATTTTTTGTGGATTCGTCTATTTCGCATTTTTTATTGAAAAAAACAAAAATAACAAGTTTCGCTCAAGCAAAAAGAGAAGAATGA